A window of Candidatus Tumulicola sp. genomic DNA:
CGGACGAGTTCTAGGTTTTCAAACAGCACGTCGGCGTTGTAGCCATCGGGCAAGGCGCTCTTGCGAATTGCGAGCGTACCGGGCCAGTCGCCGTCGAGGCTTCGATTGATCAGCGAGCGCGCACCGTCCAAGATCGCATGCCAGGGCGTGGGTTTGAAATAGTTCTGCGGGCGTACGACTTCGGCGCTGCCCAGTGCTTCGATAACCGCGCGCAAAGCGTTTTGGTCGTAACGAACGTCGTCGTCGGCAATGACGACGCGCTCGCGCGTAGCGTGCTGTAGACCGGTGAGGACGCCGCGCACTTTGCCGTTAAGGCCTCGCAGGGACGGATCTGGCGACAGATGCTTTACTGCGGTGGGCAGAGCGTCGCGCAGCGCGTCGAACGCGGCGGCGGGCGAGCCATCGACGACGATGATTTCGGAAATCGGGAGCGACGCGAGATAGGCGGCCAGCTCTCTTTCGTGAGCGGGTTTTTCGCGCCGGATTGGGAGCAAGTAGGTAGCGTCGATTCTTGGCGAGGGTTCGGTCACGGTTCATCGCTTCTGCCCGGCGCGTCTTCGCATCAAA
This region includes:
- a CDS encoding glycosyltransferase family 2 protein, which translates into the protein MTEPSPRIDATYLLPIRREKPAHERELAAYLASLPISEIIVVDGSPAAAFDALRDALPTAVKHLSPDPSLRGLNGKVRGVLTGLQHATRERVVIADDDVRYDQNALRAVIEALGSAEVVRPQNYFKPTPWHAILDGARSLINRSLDGDWPGTLAIRKSALPDGYNADVLFENLELVRTIRANGGRERVARDIFVRRLAPTSQQYWSQRVRQAYDEFARPARLAVALTIIPLLCASVLLKAPAVAEALAIAGIALAFAGWLRDGAWAHFSLWSVAAAPLWLVERGLCAWIAIYQRVSRGGIRYAGNVIRDAATPPARLTRNTP